One Natrinema marinum genomic window carries:
- a CDS encoding DUF5815 family protein, producing the protein MTDSRVPGADSGDRLELPCGEAVDPHEIDLGMREYRCPCGEPHAVVTDVHPPSRFFPESLVAVLEETIDTDDEFDSFGTPHLLGIVMEEFPERVVVHDASDDGAVGYTLLWMTDFDARRLHEIVVELVVELMEHAVSHAEDDAAVTEFESQMLEFDVGEFVDQYRRQREFESEYDQPL; encoded by the coding sequence ATGACAGACTCCCGCGTTCCGGGTGCAGATAGCGGCGATCGGCTCGAGCTTCCCTGCGGAGAGGCCGTCGATCCCCACGAGATCGATCTGGGAATGCGCGAGTACCGCTGTCCCTGCGGCGAGCCCCACGCCGTCGTGACCGACGTGCACCCACCTTCGCGCTTCTTTCCGGAGTCGCTCGTGGCGGTACTCGAGGAGACGATCGACACGGACGACGAGTTCGACTCGTTCGGCACGCCCCATCTGCTGGGGATCGTCATGGAGGAGTTCCCCGAGCGAGTGGTCGTCCACGACGCGAGCGACGACGGCGCCGTCGGGTACACGCTACTGTGGATGACGGACTTCGACGCCCGGCGGCTCCACGAGATCGTCGTCGAACTCGTCGTCGAACTCATGGAACACGCGGTCAGCCACGCCGAGGACGACGCCGCGGTCACCGAGTTCGAGTCCCAGATGCTCGAGTTCGACGTCGGGGAGTTCGTCGACCAGTACCGGCGACAACGCGAGTTCGAGAGCGAGTACGATCAACCCCTCTAG
- a CDS encoding DUF7124 domain-containing protein has translation MNGDSDMTLAFELEALKELASPERVFEDARGWTEYIGVVSEKPTYVVTNFTRKNRIRQDFFSGPRGKAESLEGVKDQFDTDRYVYIGASEEDEQLADEVDWEYLAVEDAADAADWILATHAEDEEEDTEQVRDDWP, from the coding sequence ATGAACGGCGACAGCGACATGACCCTGGCATTCGAACTCGAGGCGCTGAAGGAACTCGCCTCGCCCGAGCGCGTCTTCGAGGACGCCAGGGGGTGGACCGAGTACATCGGCGTCGTCTCCGAGAAACCGACTTACGTCGTGACGAACTTCACGCGGAAGAACCGCATCCGGCAGGACTTCTTCTCCGGGCCCCGCGGGAAAGCGGAGAGCTTAGAGGGCGTCAAGGATCAGTTCGATACCGACCGCTACGTCTACATCGGTGCCAGCGAGGAGGACGAGCAGTTGGCCGACGAGGTCGACTGGGAGTATCTCGCCGTCGAGGACGCCGCCGACGCGGCCGACTGGATCCTGGCGACTCACGCCGAAGACGAGGAAGAGGACACAGAGCAGGTCCGAGACGATTGGCCCTGA
- a CDS encoding CehA/McbA family metallohydrolase, which yields MTGRAGSGGRPRTLRIDPHVHTSASYDGVTPPAKLVGRARNVGLDGIVVTDHDTVDGALQAAKRATDGDLVVIVGCEVSTADGHLLAMGVESAPEPGRPLADTARDVRAAGGVAVVPHPFQRSRHGARADAIEAVDGIEVYNAHTITNVRNRQAERFATRGDYPKLGGSDAHRPGNVGRAATEVRLPADAAPTADAVLESMRTGRTAAVGRRTTTWQYLTKLAGNARLKTPSLL from the coding sequence ATGACCGGCCGCGCCGGGAGCGGCGGCCGGCCGCGGACGCTCCGTATCGACCCCCACGTCCACACCAGCGCGTCCTACGACGGCGTGACGCCTCCCGCGAAGCTGGTTGGACGGGCGCGAAACGTCGGCCTCGACGGGATCGTCGTCACCGACCACGACACCGTCGACGGCGCGCTGCAGGCCGCAAAGCGCGCGACCGACGGCGACCTCGTCGTGATCGTCGGCTGTGAAGTCTCGACCGCCGACGGCCACCTTCTCGCGATGGGCGTCGAGTCCGCCCCCGAGCCCGGTCGGCCGCTGGCTGACACCGCGCGAGACGTGCGAGCTGCCGGCGGCGTCGCGGTCGTTCCCCACCCCTTCCAGCGATCCCGACACGGCGCTCGAGCCGACGCGATCGAGGCGGTCGACGGGATCGAAGTCTACAACGCGCATACGATCACGAACGTCCGCAACCGACAGGCCGAGCGGTTCGCGACGCGCGGCGACTATCCGAAACTCGGCGGTAGCGACGCCCACCGGCCCGGCAACGTCGGCCGCGCCGCCACCGAGGTTCGGCTCCCTGCGGACGCGGCCCCGACGGCCGACGCCGTCCTCGAGTCGATGCGGACGGGCCGGACCGCCGCCGTCGGCCGGCGGACGACGACCTGGCAGTATCTGACGAAACTGGCGGGCAACGCGAGACTGAAGACGCCCTCGCTGCTCTGA
- a CDS encoding ArsR/SmtB family transcription factor: MSQSHDDPIDGEIVDTIGALGNRTRLEILLALAEAERKRREQPLSLPFTALYDAVDVDSTSQFSYHLDRLVGRFVAETPDGYRLTYGGTKIVRTIRSGLYESTHGFDDVAVGGACVFCEGRSLVATVEDERFVVRCDSCESTLVTDLLPRSQTRNRSPAAVVDSVGYRIWSTYALVRGAVCPECYGPIDTDATEHDRDGRTFYTLEHTCRECRFTVSMPIEVSAAFHPVALAFCWEHGISLPDTPIWEFFEYLVTDAVTTDVASVEPLEATVAITLDGETLRLEIDDSFAVVPATVETGASDDG; this comes from the coding sequence ATGAGTCAGTCACACGACGACCCGATCGACGGGGAGATCGTCGACACGATCGGCGCCCTCGGCAACCGAACGCGCCTCGAAATACTCCTGGCGCTCGCCGAGGCCGAGCGAAAGCGGCGCGAACAGCCGCTTTCGCTGCCGTTCACGGCGCTGTACGACGCGGTCGATGTCGACAGCACGTCACAGTTCTCCTACCACCTCGACCGACTCGTCGGGCGGTTCGTCGCCGAGACGCCCGACGGCTACCGGCTGACCTACGGCGGCACCAAGATCGTTCGGACGATCCGCTCCGGACTGTACGAAAGCACCCACGGCTTCGACGACGTGGCGGTCGGCGGTGCCTGCGTCTTCTGCGAGGGGCGGTCGCTCGTCGCGACGGTCGAGGACGAGCGGTTCGTGGTTCGGTGTGATTCCTGCGAGTCGACGCTGGTGACCGATCTCCTGCCCCGAAGCCAGACGCGAAACCGGTCGCCGGCGGCGGTCGTCGACAGCGTCGGCTATCGGATCTGGAGCACGTACGCGCTGGTTCGGGGCGCCGTCTGCCCGGAGTGTTACGGCCCGATCGACACCGACGCCACCGAGCACGATCGCGACGGCCGGACGTTCTACACTCTCGAGCACACGTGTCGCGAGTGTCGGTTCACGGTCAGCATGCCGATCGAAGTCTCGGCGGCGTTTCACCCCGTCGCGCTCGCCTTCTGCTGGGAGCACGGGATCTCGCTGCCCGACACGCCGATCTGGGAGTTCTTCGAGTACCTCGTGACGGACGCGGTCACGACCGATGTCGCCAGCGTCGAACCGCTCGAGGCGACGGTCGCGATCACTCTCGACGGCGAGACGCTTCGACTCGAGATCGACGACTCGTTTGCAGTCGTCCCGGCGACTGTCGAAACCGGAGCGAGCGACGACGGCTGA
- the carB gene encoding carbamoyl-phosphate synthase large subunit — translation MSTDTAADGETGDGRTILLIGSGPIQIGQAAEFDYSGAQACRALQEEGARVVLVNSNPATIMTDPEMADRVYIEPITTDAIAEIIRKENPDGVIAGLGGQTGLNVTAELAEEGVLEEYDVEIMGTPLDTIYATEDRDLFRQRMEKIGQPVPASTTISLEEDEAVSELTEEDLKERVQAAVDEVGGLPVIARTTYTLGGSGSGVVHEFDELLRRVRKGLRLSRNSEVLITESIAGWVEYEYEVMRDADDSCIIICNMENIDPMGIHTGESTVVTPSQIVPDEGHQEMRTAALDVIRELGIQGGCNIQFAWHDDGTPGGEYRVVEVNPRVSRSSALASKATGYPIARVTAKVALGKRLHEIENEITGQTTAAFEPAIDYVVTKVPRWPKDKFDDVDFELTTAMKSTGEAMAIGRTFEESLLKALRSSEYEPDVDWAEVSDAELEEAYLERPSPDRPYAMFEAFDRGYTVDEIVALTGIFEWYTERYENIADSTLAAQEGDFTEAAIAGHTNATIAAAAGADVDTVETEVPGRTYKQVDTCAGEFKAETPYYYSSRKNEFEKGPLIGDAASGELEVDRDIESVIVVGGGPIRIGQGVEFDYCSVHAVRALRDLGIDAYVVNNNPETVSTDYDTSDGLFFEPITAEEVADVAEATGADGVMVQFGGQTSVNIGEPLEDELQRRGLDCEIMGTSVEAMDLAEDRDRFNALMDELDIAQPQGGTAFSKEEALELAHDIGYPVLVRPSYVLGGRAMDVVYDDEELETYIEEAVRVSPEKPILVDDFLADAIELDVDAVSDGRNAIIGGIMEHVETAGVHSGDSACMIPPRSLDAETLQRVREVTEDIAEALKTKGLLNVQLAVRDGEVYVLEANPRSSRTVPFVSKATGVPIAKLAAQVMAGETLESLDAQEQIPDHTSIKEVVLPFDRLPGSDPRLGPEMKSTGEVMGTASEFGTAYWKAQQAAGNAVSEGTAVVDLDVDGFEEHFDVAEFDDVPQAVREGKVDFVVSRDRDSLEMAVEEEIPYLSTVASAEAYVEALDSFDGDLEVAAVTDRPQQAAKWGRSE, via the coding sequence ATGAGTACGGACACCGCCGCAGACGGCGAGACAGGGGACGGACGCACGATCCTCTTGATCGGGAGCGGCCCGATCCAGATCGGACAGGCCGCCGAATTCGACTATTCGGGCGCGCAGGCCTGTCGGGCGCTTCAGGAGGAAGGTGCCCGCGTCGTCCTCGTGAACTCGAACCCCGCGACGATCATGACCGATCCGGAGATGGCAGACCGGGTCTACATCGAGCCGATCACGACCGACGCCATCGCCGAGATCATCCGCAAGGAGAACCCCGACGGCGTCATCGCCGGCCTTGGCGGCCAGACCGGGCTGAACGTCACCGCCGAACTGGCCGAGGAAGGCGTCTTGGAGGAGTACGACGTCGAGATTATGGGGACGCCGCTGGACACGATCTACGCGACGGAGGACCGCGATCTCTTCCGCCAGCGCATGGAGAAGATCGGGCAACCGGTTCCCGCCTCGACCACGATCTCGCTCGAGGAGGACGAAGCGGTCTCGGAGCTGACCGAGGAGGACCTGAAAGAGCGCGTGCAGGCCGCCGTCGACGAGGTCGGCGGGCTCCCGGTCATCGCCCGGACGACCTACACGCTGGGTGGCTCCGGCTCGGGGGTCGTCCACGAGTTCGACGAACTCCTCCGTCGCGTCCGCAAGGGGCTGCGCCTCTCCCGGAACAGCGAAGTCCTCATCACCGAATCGATCGCTGGCTGGGTCGAGTACGAGTACGAGGTGATGCGCGACGCCGACGACTCGTGTATCATCATCTGTAACATGGAAAACATCGACCCGATGGGGATCCACACGGGCGAGTCGACCGTCGTCACGCCCTCCCAGATCGTCCCCGACGAGGGCCACCAGGAGATGCGCACCGCGGCGCTCGACGTCATCCGCGAACTCGGCATTCAGGGCGGCTGTAACATCCAGTTCGCGTGGCACGACGACGGTACCCCCGGCGGCGAGTACCGCGTCGTCGAGGTCAACCCCCGTGTCTCGCGCTCTTCTGCACTCGCGTCGAAGGCGACCGGCTACCCGATCGCCCGCGTCACCGCGAAGGTCGCGCTCGGCAAGCGCCTCCACGAGATCGAAAACGAGATCACCGGCCAGACCACCGCCGCCTTCGAGCCCGCGATCGACTACGTGGTCACGAAGGTTCCGCGCTGGCCCAAAGACAAGTTCGACGACGTCGACTTCGAGCTGACGACGGCGATGAAGTCGACCGGCGAGGCGATGGCCATCGGCCGCACCTTCGAGGAGAGCCTGCTGAAGGCGCTTCGCTCTTCCGAGTACGAGCCCGATGTCGACTGGGCCGAGGTAAGCGACGCCGAACTCGAGGAAGCGTACCTAGAGCGTCCGTCGCCGGACCGCCCCTACGCGATGTTCGAGGCCTTCGACCGCGGCTACACCGTCGACGAGATCGTGGCGCTGACGGGCATCTTCGAGTGGTACACCGAGCGCTACGAGAACATCGCCGACTCGACGCTCGCGGCCCAGGAAGGCGACTTCACGGAGGCCGCGATCGCCGGCCACACGAACGCGACGATCGCCGCGGCCGCCGGCGCGGACGTCGACACGGTCGAGACCGAGGTGCCGGGTCGCACCTACAAGCAGGTCGACACCTGCGCGGGCGAGTTCAAAGCCGAGACGCCCTATTACTACTCCTCGCGTAAAAACGAGTTCGAGAAAGGACCGCTCATCGGCGACGCCGCCTCGGGCGAGCTCGAGGTCGACCGCGACATCGAGAGCGTGATCGTCGTCGGCGGCGGTCCGATCCGCATCGGCCAGGGCGTCGAGTTCGACTACTGTTCGGTTCACGCGGTCCGCGCCCTGCGCGACCTCGGGATCGACGCCTACGTCGTCAACAACAACCCCGAGACGGTCTCGACGGACTACGACACCTCCGACGGGCTGTTCTTCGAGCCGATCACCGCCGAGGAGGTCGCCGACGTGGCCGAGGCCACCGGCGCCGACGGCGTGATGGTCCAGTTCGGCGGGCAGACGTCGGTCAACATCGGCGAACCGCTCGAGGACGAACTACAGCGCCGCGGGCTGGACTGCGAGATCATGGGGACGAGCGTCGAGGCGATGGACTTAGCGGAGGACCGCGACCGCTTCAACGCCCTGATGGACGAACTGGACATCGCTCAGCCGCAGGGTGGCACCGCCTTCTCGAAGGAGGAGGCCCTCGAGCTGGCCCACGACATCGGCTATCCCGTCCTCGTCCGCCCGAGCTACGTGCTGGGCGGCCGCGCGATGGACGTCGTCTACGACGACGAGGAACTCGAGACCTACATCGAGGAAGCGGTCCGCGTCAGTCCCGAGAAGCCGATCCTCGTCGACGACTTCCTCGCGGACGCGATCGAACTCGACGTGGACGCGGTCTCCGACGGCCGCAACGCGATTATCGGCGGCATCATGGAACACGTCGAGACCGCCGGCGTCCACTCCGGCGACTCCGCCTGCATGATCCCGCCGCGCTCGTTAGACGCGGAGACGCTACAGCGCGTCCGTGAGGTCACCGAGGACATCGCCGAGGCGCTCAAAACGAAGGGGCTGTTGAACGTCCAGTTGGCCGTTCGTGACGGCGAAGTGTACGTCCTCGAGGCCAACCCCCGCTCCTCGCGCACCGTCCCGTTCGTCTCGAAGGCGACGGGCGTTCCGATCGCCAAACTCGCCGCGCAGGTCATGGCCGGCGAAACCCTGGAAAGTCTCGACGCTCAGGAGCAGATCCCGGACCACACCTCGATCAAAGAGGTCGTCCTGCCCTTCGACCGCCTGCCGGGCTCGGACCCGCGTCTCGGTCCGGAGATGAAGTCCACGGGCGAGGTCATGGGGACGGCAAGCGAGTTCGGCACGGCCTACTGGAAGGCCCAGCAGGCCGCCGGCAACGCCGTCAGCGAGGGCACCGCCGTCGTCGACTTAGACGTCGACGGCTTCGAGGAGCACTTCGACGTGGCCGAGTTCGACGACGTGCCACAGGCCGTCCGCGAGGGCAAGGTCGACTTCGTCGTCAGTCGCGACCGCGACTCGCTGGAGATGGCCGTCGAGGAGGAGATCCCCTACCTGTCGACGGTCGCCAGCGCCGAGGCCTACGTCGAAGCGCTCGACAGCTTCGACGGCGACCTCGAGGTCGCCGCCGTCACCGACCGCCCGCAGCAGGCGGCTAAGTGGGGCCGGTCGGAGTAA
- a CDS encoding hybrid sensor histidine kinase/response regulator — translation MAAFGTLDFHPSQTVVYADPDPTARRRIADELEAAADLAVEPVATAVELRDALADADGCPCVVTEYRLEETDALSLYERLRNDGLADAPFVLFTGDGDETLASDAITAGLSGYVPNDSEDSVERLLAQLETVTDATDDDEGRAVDLDRDRFAAVFEHSPDPIIVTRYADAKQIVDVNPAFEATFGYAKTDITGSAIDDVLVPADGEPVAIADDAGLEEVITADVERVTTDGRGEFRLVGFATEIDGDQYEYAIYTDVSEQKRRERELERYRTLVETVGDSMYVLDVDGRIEMVNDAMADRLSESRANLVGTYPSDYMSNEDIERGTETLLEILEDDDRRWGTFEMRFEPVDGEPYMAEDNVAPLVDDDGELTGSVGVIRDIADRKERERRIRRLHDGTRRLMTAASAEEVAHVAGDVACDALELQTNAVHLYDEADDALVPVAVTERTRELLGDVPAIERDGGLAWDAYEAGEAIAHGDVRHDPNVKNPETPIRSEAHIPIGDEGLFIVSSTEPNDFDEEALALAKILVANVEAALERARREDELAARTAELERQNDRLDAFASTVSHDLRNPLTLAAGHLENIAPHVAEEGERYREEIAWALERMNDLIESVLALARSGQRLTETEPVALDAVVDRAHRTVDPDLDLVRDESLPTLEADDDRLLVLFENVFRNAREHAGPDVTVTIEATDDGFAVADDGPGAPPAERDDILESGYTTAADGTGFGLAIVTEVVEAHGWSIAVEESEHGGLRLAVSTAG, via the coding sequence ATGGCTGCGTTCGGCACCCTCGATTTTCACCCCTCACAGACCGTCGTCTACGCCGACCCGGACCCCACGGCCCGCCGGCGGATCGCCGACGAACTCGAGGCGGCCGCCGATCTCGCGGTCGAACCCGTCGCGACGGCAGTCGAGCTCCGAGACGCGCTCGCCGACGCCGACGGGTGTCCGTGCGTCGTCACCGAGTACCGACTCGAGGAAACTGACGCGCTGTCGCTGTACGAACGCCTCCGCAATGACGGGCTCGCGGACGCCCCGTTCGTCCTCTTCACCGGCGACGGCGACGAGACGCTCGCCAGCGATGCGATCACGGCCGGGCTGTCGGGGTACGTCCCGAACGACAGCGAAGACTCGGTCGAACGGTTGCTCGCCCAACTCGAGACGGTCACCGACGCGACGGACGACGACGAGGGACGCGCGGTCGATCTCGACCGCGACCGGTTCGCCGCGGTGTTCGAGCACAGTCCCGACCCGATCATCGTGACGCGGTACGCCGACGCAAAACAGATCGTCGACGTCAACCCGGCGTTCGAGGCGACCTTCGGCTACGCGAAGACGGACATCACCGGCAGCGCGATCGACGACGTGCTCGTTCCGGCGGACGGCGAACCCGTGGCCATCGCTGACGACGCCGGGCTCGAGGAGGTCATCACGGCCGACGTGGAGCGAGTGACGACCGACGGTCGGGGCGAATTCCGTCTCGTGGGGTTTGCGACCGAGATCGACGGCGACCAGTACGAGTACGCGATCTACACCGATGTCAGCGAGCAGAAGCGCCGAGAGCGCGAACTCGAGCGCTATCGCACCCTCGTCGAGACGGTCGGCGATTCGATGTACGTCCTCGATGTGGACGGCCGGATCGAGATGGTCAACGACGCGATGGCCGACAGGCTCAGCGAATCGCGTGCGAACCTCGTCGGGACGTATCCGTCGGACTACATGTCAAACGAGGATATCGAACGGGGGACGGAGACGCTGCTCGAGATCCTCGAGGACGACGACCGGCGCTGGGGGACCTTCGAGATGCGCTTCGAACCCGTCGACGGCGAGCCGTACATGGCAGAGGACAACGTCGCACCACTGGTCGACGACGACGGAGAACTGACCGGCAGCGTCGGCGTCATCAGGGACATCGCCGACCGGAAGGAGCGCGAACGGCGAATTCGGCGGCTCCACGACGGGACTCGCCGACTGATGACGGCGGCGAGTGCAGAGGAGGTCGCCCACGTCGCAGGCGACGTCGCTTGCGACGCCCTCGAGTTGCAAACCAACGCCGTCCACCTCTACGACGAGGCCGACGACGCGCTCGTTCCCGTCGCCGTCACCGAGCGAACGAGGGAGCTACTCGGTGACGTGCCCGCGATCGAGCGCGATGGCGGGCTCGCCTGGGACGCCTACGAGGCCGGCGAGGCCATCGCCCACGGTGACGTGCGCCACGATCCGAACGTGAAAAACCCCGAGACGCCGATCCGAAGCGAGGCGCACATCCCGATCGGCGACGAGGGGCTGTTCATCGTCAGTTCGACCGAGCCCAACGACTTCGACGAGGAGGCCCTCGCGCTCGCGAAGATCCTCGTCGCCAACGTCGAGGCCGCCCTCGAGCGCGCCCGCCGCGAGGACGAACTCGCCGCGCGGACGGCCGAACTCGAGCGCCAGAACGACCGCCTCGACGCCTTCGCCAGCACCGTCTCCCACGACCTTCGGAACCCGCTGACCCTCGCCGCGGGCCACCTCGAGAACATAGCACCCCACGTCGCCGAGGAGGGCGAACGCTACCGCGAGGAGATAGCCTGGGCGCTCGAGCGCATGAACGACCTCATCGAGAGCGTCCTCGCGCTCGCCCGCAGCGGCCAGCGACTGACCGAGACGGAACCGGTCGCCCTCGACGCGGTCGTCGATCGGGCCCACCGAACCGTCGACCCGGACCTCGACCTCGTCCGCGACGAATCGTTACCGACGCTCGAGGCCGACGACGATCGCCTCCTCGTCCTCTTCGAGAACGTCTTCCGCAACGCCCGCGAGCACGCCGGCCCCGACGTGACGGTCACGATCGAGGCCACCGACGACGGATTCGCAGTCGCCGACGACGGCCCCGGCGCCCCACCGGCCGAGCGCGACGACATCCTCGAGTCGGGGTACACCACCGCGGCGGACGGCACCGGCTTCGGCCTCGCGATCGTCACCGAGGTCGTCGAGGCCCACGGCTGGTCGATTGCGGTCGAGGAGAGCGAGCACGGCGGGCTTCGACTAGCGGTTTCGACGGCGGGGTGA
- a CDS encoding ABC transporter permease, with amino-acid sequence MTWATVAKKDFRDAVQSRALWSLVVVFVLLSIVSTYAYVEVPEMFGSPAGATFGGLIFFTIGLVGLFVPLAAIVVCYKSLAGERELGSIKLLLSLPTTRGQVFAGKVVGRAGVLVLGLGVGLLVGLGVGAALLGEVDALAALTFVLVTLAFAAVYATIVVSLSATTGSTSRATTLALGFFVVFELLWDAIPMGIVYVVNGFALPSTMPDWLFPLLQLAPSAAYFSAVVALLPDIAATAGADPAQSGAGVQVSAEAAEPFYTSPEIGLVVLGLWLVVPLAIGYTRFDDSDL; translated from the coding sequence ATGACCTGGGCCACCGTCGCGAAGAAGGACTTCCGAGACGCCGTCCAGTCGCGGGCGCTGTGGTCGCTCGTCGTCGTCTTCGTGCTCCTCTCGATCGTTTCCACGTACGCCTACGTCGAGGTGCCCGAGATGTTCGGATCGCCCGCCGGCGCGACCTTCGGCGGGCTGATCTTCTTCACGATCGGGCTCGTCGGGCTGTTCGTACCGCTCGCGGCGATCGTCGTCTGCTACAAGTCCCTCGCCGGCGAGCGCGAACTCGGGAGCATCAAGCTGTTGCTCTCCCTGCCGACCACGCGCGGGCAGGTTTTCGCCGGGAAAGTCGTCGGCCGGGCCGGCGTTCTCGTTCTCGGCCTCGGCGTCGGGCTCCTCGTCGGTCTCGGGGTGGGTGCCGCGTTGCTCGGCGAGGTCGACGCCCTCGCGGCTCTGACGTTCGTTCTGGTCACGCTGGCCTTCGCGGCCGTTTACGCGACGATCGTCGTCAGCCTCTCGGCGACGACGGGGTCGACATCGCGCGCGACGACGCTGGCGCTCGGCTTCTTCGTCGTCTTCGAACTGCTCTGGGACGCGATTCCGATGGGGATCGTCTACGTCGTCAACGGGTTCGCGCTGCCGTCGACGATGCCCGACTGGCTGTTCCCACTGCTACAGCTCGCGCCCTCCGCGGCGTACTTCTCGGCGGTCGTCGCGCTGTTGCCCGATATCGCCGCGACGGCCGGTGCCGACCCCGCCCAGTCGGGAGCCGGCGTGCAGGTGTCCGCCGAGGCGGCCGAACCGTTCTACACGAGCCCCGAGATCGGCCTCGTGGTGCTCGGCCTCTGGCTCGTCGTTCCGCTGGCTATCGGCTACACCCGATTCGACGACTCTGATCTCTGA
- a CDS encoding metal-dependent hydrolase: MNNTAMMALTHGFAALALAVVALPVLGDHVGGPLLLAAAFVGGLAPDADLLASHRKTLHYPVGFSVAALGLLGAFALTEWTALVLPIVVAGAAALHAVSDVLGGSAEREPWNPVTDNGVYNHVLGRWHRPRRYVRYSGAPEDFLVCLTLGVVTISSALTSPAADRVLVGLLAFAGSYALCRKRLAAIGAGIGGLVPTRLRALLPTVQVVETETDGTTVDIRLGR; this comes from the coding sequence GTGAACAATACCGCTATGATGGCGCTTACCCACGGATTCGCAGCGCTCGCCCTCGCCGTCGTAGCGCTGCCGGTCCTCGGCGACCACGTCGGCGGCCCGCTTCTGCTGGCGGCCGCCTTCGTCGGTGGCCTCGCGCCGGACGCGGATCTGCTGGCGAGCCATCGGAAGACGCTGCACTACCCGGTCGGCTTCTCGGTCGCCGCGCTCGGTCTGCTCGGTGCGTTCGCGCTGACGGAGTGGACGGCGCTCGTGCTCCCGATCGTCGTCGCGGGAGCCGCGGCCTTGCACGCCGTCTCCGACGTGCTCGGCGGGAGCGCCGAACGCGAGCCCTGGAACCCCGTGACCGACAACGGCGTCTACAACCACGTTCTCGGACGTTGGCACCGACCGCGACGGTACGTCCGCTACTCGGGCGCGCCGGAAGACTTCCTCGTCTGTCTGACGCTGGGAGTCGTCACGATTTCGTCGGCGCTAACGTCGCCGGCCGCCGACCGCGTGCTAGTCGGCTTGCTCGCGTTCGCCGGCAGCTACGCACTGTGTCGAAAGCGCCTCGCCGCGATCGGGGCGGGGATCGGTGGCCTCGTCCCGACGAGACTCCGCGCGCTCCTGCCGACGGTGCAGGTCGTCGAAACGGAGACCGACGGCACGACCGTCGACATTCGGCTCGGCCGCTGA
- a CDS encoding ABC transporter ATP-binding protein — protein MAAIELEGLTKRFGDVVAVDGLDLTIEEGEIFGFLGPNGAGKSTTIDILLDFIRPTGGTATVLGHDAQSEGLAVRDRTGVLPDAYHVYDRLTGRQHVEFAIEMKGADDDPEALLERVRIADAADRKAGGYSKGMRQRLALAMALVGNPDLLILDEPSTGLDPNGAREMREIIREENDRGTTVFFSSHVMEQVEAVCDRVAIIDRGRLVAVDTIDGLRDATETGETLYVYVSELDESVLERVRRLEGVGSASIEDDRLRVSVDGVSKFAALDAIDGVAPVQDFSVVESSLEDLFVRYTNEGREVEA, from the coding sequence ATGGCGGCGATTGAACTCGAGGGGCTGACCAAGCGCTTCGGCGACGTGGTCGCCGTCGACGGGCTCGACCTCACGATCGAGGAAGGCGAGATATTCGGCTTTCTGGGCCCCAACGGCGCGGGCAAGTCGACGACGATCGACATCCTGCTGGACTTCATTCGACCGACCGGCGGGACCGCGACCGTGTTGGGTCACGACGCCCAGTCGGAAGGGCTGGCCGTCCGCGACCGGACCGGCGTGTTGCCCGACGCCTACCACGTCTACGACCGGCTCACCGGCCGCCAGCACGTCGAGTTTGCCATCGAGATGAAAGGTGCCGACGACGACCCCGAGGCATTGCTCGAGCGCGTTCGGATCGCCGACGCCGCCGATCGGAAGGCCGGCGGCTACTCGAAGGGGATGCGCCAGCGGCTGGCGCTGGCGATGGCGCTGGTGGGCAATCCCGATCTATTGATCTTGGACGAGCCCTCGACCGGCCTCGATCCGAACGGCGCTCGAGAGATGCGCGAGATCATCCGCGAGGAGAACGACCGCGGGACGACCGTCTTCTTCTCGAGTCACGTCATGGAACAGGTCGAAGCGGTCTGTGACCGCGTGGCGATCATCGATCGCGGCCGACTCGTCGCCGTCGACACGATCGACGGGCTCCGGGACGCGACCGAGACCGGCGAAACGCTGTACGTCTACGTCTCGGAACTCGACGAGAGTGTCCTCGAGCGAGTCCGACGGCTCGAGGGCGTCGGTAGCGCGTCGATCGAGGACGACCGGCTGCGGGTGAGCGTCGACGGCGTCTCGAAGTTCGCCGCGCTGGACGCCATCGACGGAGTGGCTCCGGTACAGGACTTCTCGGTCGTCGAGTCCTCGCTCGAGGACCTGTTCGTCCGCTACACGAACGAGGGTCGGGAGGTCGAAGCATGA